The sequence below is a genomic window from Rudanella lutea DSM 19387.
GGAAAAATTAAAGTTAAAAGTGGACAAATACCGTCATCAAAAAGAGTATACCAACGGGCCAACTACTGCTAAATACAAAGAAATAATTTTTAAAAAATTTTAACATATCTCTTTCCTGCACGAATGGCTACATAATTAAGGAGTTACGGGGGTAGGGTTTACCAGATGGGGTTTTTACCCGAACCAATTGGTAGCCCGCATAAGCGCCCCTAACGCCCTCCACCGACCGATGCAGGCCGGTTCATGGCTTCGGTCAACGAGGCCAGTTTTTCACTCAGCACCGTGATTGCTTTCCGGTAGCGGGTTTCCAGATCGGGCAGGTTTTTGGTCGATTTGAGCGATGCTTCGTACAGGAACCCCGGCAGCATCCAGGACGCATACCCACTGTAGGGGTCCGACGATGCGTACAGCGACCGGTACCAGTTGCCAAAAGCCATCCCTTTAGGATCAATAAACGATTGTTCGAGCTGCCGCAGGGTTTGGTTCAGCAGGGCCAGTTTGTCGGTCTTATTACTCTGAAGGTACAGCCGACGGGCGCTCTCGGCGGCTTCGGCGTTTTTCTTCAAGATAGCCACATCAGCCAGTAGCGGCTCAATGCTGTAGGTGGGGGCATAGGCCCGGATGGCTTTCTCGGCAGCCCGCAGGTGGGTTTCCAGATCGGTGGCATACCGCACCACATCGAAAGGCAACAAATCGGCGTTGGCCAGCCGGGTGGTCAGGGTACCCACTACCTGCTCCATCATGGGGCCCATTTTATAGGTAGAGTCGGTGAATTTGTTATAGAAATACAGGTCGTCGTATTGCGAGTGGTAGAGCGTAGGGCCTTCCATACCGGCGCTCAGGGCGGGCATACCTACGTGCATGTACGGACCAATGTGGTCAGAACCTCCGCCGAGGTTTCCAATAATAGGCTCGCCACTCACCACCGCCGGAGCCGAGGAGCCCGTCACGCGGGCAGGGCCGACCGGGGCTTTCTGATCGAGCCAATGCTGGTACACGGTTTTGTTGGAATCGGGGTACTGCACTGATTTGGTAGCCTCGATCAATAACCCTTTCAACGAGGGCGACGCGCTACCCCCAAATTTCCGGCCCGACACAGCCGCGTCGAAGTTCATGTAGGCTACGGCTTTTTGCACCAGCTCATCGCGAAACTGCTCGCTCCACTCCGCCGACCCAATCACGCCAAACTCTTCGGCATCCCAATGGGCAATTTTGATTGTCCGGCGGGGGCGTTGCCCGGCTTTGGCCTGCTTTCCGAGTGTTTCGGCCATGCTCAACAACATAGATGTGCCCGAGTTGGGGTCGGTCGCCCCGAAGGCCCAGGCATCGTAATGACAGCCCGCAATGACCCACTCGTCGGGAAACTCGCTACCCACCAGCGTACCCACCACCTGATACACCCGCTGAATCCCTTTCTGCTGCTGTACGTTCAGGCGCACCGTCAGGTCGGGGCCTCCTTCGAGCCGGTACGTAAACGGTAAGCCCCCCTGCCAGCCCGCCGGTACGGCCCGCGTGCCAGTCATGCGTTTCAGAATCTCAACGGCCGATCCATACGGCAGGGGCGTTACCGGGATTTTGTGCAGAGCTACGTCTTTCAAATCAAGACGTTTGACCCTGGCAGGGCCATCCATCGGCAGGGCGGGTTCGCCGGGCGTGAGGGGGTCGCCCGTGTACGGAACCGTCAGTAGCGACCCGCGCTGAATCACGCTTTCGCTGTAAAAAGGTCCCTCAGGAAAGGTGAGGCCGCGCACGTAGCCCGCATCGGCCGGGTCGGTGAAAATCAAAAGCCCGATAGCCCCGGCAGCCTCGGCATGTTGCGCTTTGTACCCGCGAAAGTTGCCGCCGTACCGCGCCAGCACAATTTTACCCGCCACCGAAATACCCATGGCTTTGAGGGCTTCAAAGTCCTCTTTACGGCCGTAGTTGGCATACACCACGGGGGCTGTTACGTCGCCATTGCCCGAGTAGGCATTCCAGCCGGGCATAATGCGGGGATCACCGGAGTACTTGTCTTCCCGGAATACAAACTCTTTGGTGTTGATGGGTACCCGCGTGGGT
It includes:
- a CDS encoding M28 family peptidase, translating into MITPLQTALRQPTHLGKRVWPALLLSGLTLTTLAQNTPAALTGFSPDRQAVQLKVEADFKAQQDPARFRQHLERLCSVPHVAGSPENEKVRDYIAETMRKAGWKVDIYPHDVYLPKGPGTIEVEVVTPTRVPINTKEFVFREDKYSGDPRIMPGWNAYSGNGDVTAPVVYANYGRKEDFEALKAMGISVAGKIVLARYGGNFRGYKAQHAEAAGAIGLLIFTDPADAGYVRGLTFPEGPFYSESVIQRGSLLTVPYTGDPLTPGEPALPMDGPARVKRLDLKDVALHKIPVTPLPYGSAVEILKRMTGTRAVPAGWQGGLPFTYRLEGGPDLTVRLNVQQQKGIQRVYQVVGTLVGSEFPDEWVIAGCHYDAWAFGATDPNSGTSMLLSMAETLGKQAKAGQRPRRTIKIAHWDAEEFGVIGSAEWSEQFRDELVQKAVAYMNFDAAVSGRKFGGSASPSLKGLLIEATKSVQYPDSNKTVYQHWLDQKAPVGPARVTGSSAPAVVSGEPIIGNLGGGSDHIGPYMHVGMPALSAGMEGPTLYHSQYDDLYFYNKFTDSTYKMGPMMEQVVGTLTTRLANADLLPFDVVRYATDLETHLRAAEKAIRAYAPTYSIEPLLADVAILKKNAEAAESARRLYLQSNKTDKLALLNQTLRQLEQSFIDPKGMAFGNWYRSLYASSDPYSGYASWMLPGFLYEASLKSTKNLPDLETRYRKAITVLSEKLASLTEAMNRPASVGGGR